From a single Clostridium isatidis genomic region:
- a CDS encoding ABC transporter permease produces MSKIKKNKTNFLAYPFIIWSTIFIVVPLLIVLFFAFTIKNPNGNYVFSFENFNKLFNAEYMKVFQRSLWLAFLSTIWCLILGYPVAYFISKMKPSKGSIMIMLFIVPMWMNFLLRTYAWMPILGKNGFINNILGFFNLGPYQFLYNDGTVILGMIYNFLPFMILPIYTVLTKMDNNLLNAAADLGANRFQVFQKIVLPLSMPGVISGITMVFMPAVSTFVISRLLGGGQYTLLGNLIEQQFTNVGNWNFGSAISVFMMIIILISMAIMSKFDSADSKEGGGQLW; encoded by the coding sequence ATGAGTAAAATAAAGAAAAATAAAACTAACTTTTTAGCATATCCTTTTATCATTTGGAGCACAATCTTTATTGTAGTACCTTTATTAATAGTTTTATTCTTTGCCTTTACAATCAAAAATCCTAATGGCAACTATGTGTTTTCCTTTGAAAACTTTAATAAACTATTTAACGCTGAATACATGAAGGTTTTTCAAAGAAGTTTATGGTTAGCCTTTTTATCAACAATTTGGTGTTTAATTTTAGGATATCCTGTAGCATATTTTATTTCTAAAATGAAACCTTCTAAAGGAAGTATAATGATAATGTTATTTATAGTTCCTATGTGGATGAATTTCTTACTTAGAACTTATGCTTGGATGCCCATCCTTGGTAAAAATGGTTTTATAAATAATATCCTTGGTTTCTTTAATTTAGGACCTTATCAATTTTTATATAATGACGGTACTGTTATTTTAGGTATGATTTATAATTTCTTACCTTTTATGATACTACCAATATATACTGTCCTAACAAAAATGGATAATAATCTTCTAAACGCTGCAGCAGATCTAGGAGCAAATAGATTTCAAGTATTTCAAAAAATTGTCCTTCCCCTTAGTATGCCAGGGGTAATATCAGGAATAACAATGGTATTTATGCCTGCTGTTTCAACCTTTGTTATTTCAAGATTATTAGGCGGTGGACAATATACCCTTCTAGGTAACTTAATAGAACAACAATTTACAAATGTAGGAAATTGGAACTTCGGTTCTGCCATATCAGTATTTATGATGATAATAATATTAATATCCATGGCTATAATGAGTAAATTTGATAGCGCCGATTCAAAAGAAGGGGGAGGGCAATTATGGTAA